A region of the Ignavibacteria bacterium genome:
AGGAAGAAGTGGCACATAAAGCTAAGCTAAAAAAGATAAAAGAGGAAAAAGTATTTATCGCTTCTTCGGAAAGCATTTCGGACCTTAAAATCAGCGATTATGTCGATTCTGTTGTTATTAAACCCGATATGAGCTATCAGGAAGCGTTAATTGTTGCAATGAACCGCGAAAAATCTTCCTTCAACCTATACACACGTCTCTCTCAGAAAACCGACATTCCTGAACTGAAGGCTATATTTCAAATGCTTGCACAAGAAGAATCTAAACATAAACTCCGTTTTGAAATGGAGTACGATGAATTTGTTCTTCGGGAAAACTAATTAATTTTTCATATAAAGAGAAAAGCTCTTTCACCATCGAGTGAAAGAGCTTTCTTCATTTAGAACTAAAATCTATTATCTGCCTACACTGTCTAAATGTTCCTTCTTTGCCATGAGTTGTTCTTTTGTTTCTGCATGGTCGGGATCCAATATAATTGCTTCTGTAGGACATGCTGGTATACATTGGGGCTCATCGTGAAATCCTACACATTCAGTACATTTATCGGGGACGATATATGTATGTTCGTCTGAAAGTGATGGTTTCGTCTCGCCGCCTATTACCCAGTCTTTTCCTGCTTCATAAATTGCATCGTTTGGGCATTCTGCTTCGCAGGCTCCGCAGGCTATACATTCTTCAGTTATCTTTACTGCCAAAGTATTACTCCTTATTTAATGATTAATTTATTAACATACAAATTTAGCAGAAATATTATTAAAATTAAATTCAATTATTAGGTACCTTTTGATTAACCTGGACACCTTAAAATTTTACAAATTTAATTCCATTTTTATTGTCGGTCTTTCGTACCGGGTTTTTGTGTTTGCATCGTAATTTACTTCTTCAAATCCAAGCTTTTTGTACAATTTGACGGCTTTTTCAAGTTTTAAACTCGTTTCCAGCACAATTTTCACCGCTCCGAGTGAAACAGCTTTTT
Encoded here:
- a CDS encoding ferritin family protein — protein: MDKFENIDDVLEFAMDSEQKAVDFYNQLAERVKNKDMKNIFLEFAQEEVAHKAKLKKIKEEKVFIASSESISDLKISDYVDSVVIKPDMSYQEALIVAMNREKSSFNLYTRLSQKTDIPELKAIFQMLAQEESKHKLRFEMEYDEFVLREN
- a CDS encoding 4Fe-4S binding protein — protein: MAVKITEECIACGACEAECPNDAIYEAGKDWVIGGETKPSLSDEHTYIVPDKCTECVGFHDEPQCIPACPTEAIILDPDHAETKEQLMAKKEHLDSVGR